A segment of the Chryseobacterium scophthalmum genome:
CCATTCTTTCATAAAGCCAAGGCGGTACTTTTCCGTAGTGAAGTGGTAAAGTTGCGGTTCCGGAACGTTTCATTTGTTATGGTTGGTTGATAGTTGATAGTTGATAGTTGATAGTTGATAGTTGATAGTTGATAGTTGATAGGCAAAATTAAAGCCTTACAATTGAAATACATAAGGCTTTAACATTTTTATTTTTTAATGGAAAAATTTTAACAAAATCAATTGAATAATATTAAAACTATTGATGTGAAAGAATATTAATGAGCTTTCCAAACGGGTCTATCACAAAGAATCTTCGAACACCCCAATCTTCATCGGTCAATTGGTAAGTAATTTCAAATCCTGAATTTTTCATTTTATCATATATTTCATTTACATTATCAACTTCAATAGAAAAATCGGGAACTTCGGTCTCATTTCCACCTTGAGTTGCAAAACTGATCTGAACTTTTGAGTTTTCTACGTTACCAAAAGTTTTGATCCAGCCGTGATTCATCAATGTTTCGAGACCCAAAATATCATGATAAAATACATCAGCTTTAGATAAATCTTCAGTTTTTATATTAGCTACAATTCTTTTTACCATTTCATTAAAATTTAAGCTTAAAATTAACAAAAAAGCCTTCTGAATTTAATTCGTAAGGTTTTAAAAATAATTTTCAATTACTTTTTTCTATTTTATACAAAACACATTTTTTCAAACGAGAATCATTCATCAGTAAGGAATGCTCAAATTCATATTGTTTTTTTAATCCTATTTTTAGCATTACTTGCTCAGATTTTAGATTTATTTTCGGAGCAATTGAATATATATTTTTAATGTTTAAATCATTGAAGGCATAATCGAGGTATCTTTTTGCTCCTTCTGTAGCAAATCCTTTATTCCATTCATTGAATTTTATTCTCCAGCCAATATCTATACAAGGCGTAAATTCAGAATCGAATGTTTGCTCAGAAAGACCAATGAAACCAATAAACTCCTTATTTTCAAGCTTGTCAACCGCAAAATAGCAAAATCCTTTGTTTGCAAATTGAACTTGCATCCGTTCGACAAAATCAACAGTCTGTTTTTTCGTAGCAACATTAGGAAAAAATTCCATCACTCTTTTATCTGAATTTATTTCATACAAATCTTCAATATCTGTTGATTTCCAATTTCTAAATCCTAATCTTTGAGAGGTAAATATGTATTTTTCAATGTCTTTCATTAGATTAATTTTAAAATAAAAAAAACCTTGAAAATATTCTCAAGGTTTTAAATTTTAATGCTTTATAATTTCCTTTACAATTCCGCCTTGAGGTTCTCTTACGGTCTGTGTAAAAATAAATGCTTTCGGATCGATTGAACGAACGATATTTTGTAGTTTTCTAACTTCCAACCTAGTGACAATCGTAAAAATAATATCTGCTTCGGCACTTTGCTCAAAAGATTCTTTCATAAAACCTCTTTCACCTTTGTAAACTGTGATTCCTCTGTTCATCGTTAAAACCAAAGCTTTTTTGATTTCTTCACTGTTTGCAGAAACGATGGTTACGCCAGTGTACGCTTCAATTCCTTCAATTACATATTTGGTAATCTGACTAGCCACGAGATACGTCATAATTGCATACAAAGCGGTTTCAAATTTAAGAAAAACGGTTGCGATGATAAAGATAATCACATTCATTCCTAAAATAATTTCGGTAATACTAAAACTGCTTTTTTTGAATGTTAATAAGGCTAAAACTTCCATTCCGTCGAAAGTTCCGCCACCTCGCATAGATAAACCGATTCCAATTCCCATGAAAAATCCGCCAAACACAGCGACCAATAATTTGTCATGGGTCACTTCCGGAAAAGGGACGAAAAAAATGGTGATGATGATCAGTAAAATCGTTAAAAAACTTCTGATCGCAAAGTGTTTTCCGATTTGGAAGTACGCCAGAATGATAAATGGTAAGTTTAAAACCAATAGAACGACTCCGAGATTCCAATGGTAAACTTCGTGAAGTAAAAGTGAAACACCGGTAACACCACCATCTAAAAAGTGATTGGGAACCAGAAAAGATTTTAAAGCAAAACTTGCAGAAATTACTCCCAAAACAAGATAAATAATATCTGAAATTGAAAATAGCGGGCCATGTTTGGTTGCTGAGCTCATAAAGTGATCAGTTATTTTTTAGTTTTGTTTTAATAATATTCAGATTATCCTGTTTTTTTTGATTTCTGCTGTTGATGGCTGTTTCTGTGAAATAATGATGACTTTCAAGGAATTTTTCCTGTAAAAGATTCCAGTCTCGCTCAGAATTGACAATTCCAAACATCGAAAGTTCTTCAAATAATTTATCTCCAATTACAAAGAAATCGTCTCTTCCCAAATAATCTAAATCTGCATCTGCCAAAATTTGCTCTAAATGATTATTTGGCGTCTGCGGAATTTTTGTCGCCATAATCATGCCTTTGATTTTCTCGGTCTGCAATTCTGAATAACCATAATCAGAAAGATATTCTTCAGCGATTTCGCACGATTTTTCCTCATGATTTTTTGATCCGTATAAAAATCCGGTGTCGTGAAATAATGCCGCCGTTTTTAACAATAATAAGTCTTCATCATTCACGTTTTCAGATTTAGCAATTTTTTCTACAGAATCAATTACATCTTTTACGTGCATCACGCTGTGATAAGAAAGGTGCTCCGGAAGATTTTCCTTGAGTCTTTTTAATATGAGTTTATTTAATTTTTCGTATTCCATATTTTAAAATAGAAAATGTGTTTAAAATTTTTAACCACAAAAGTCACAAAAGCTAATACAATAATTTTAAAAGTTAAAAAAAATACTTTGAAAGTTCAAAAAAGGTAAAAATAAGATAGTCTCCTTTCTGCTCTTATCATAATCCGAATAGATCTTCTAATAAAAATTTTATGGCTTTTGTGGTTTAATTAATTATTTATTCAGTTTTGATTTCAAGCGCAAAATACATATCCATATCACCTTTTCCTTTGGTGTGAATTTTACCTCTGTATTCACAAATTATTTTTTCTTTTACCAATTGATAGGTTGATTCTGAGATATTTATTTTTCCTTTTTCGCTGTTCTGCTCCATTCTTGCGGCTGTATTTACCGTATCGCCCCAAATATCGTAAGCGAATTTTTTCACCCCTACAATTCCGGCAATCAAAGAACCTGAATTAATCCCGATTCTGATATCTAAAACATCAGGATGAGTTTTCTTTCTTTCTTCAATAAAATCAATAATATCCAAAGCTACCAAAACTGTTTGATAAGCATGACATTCATTTTTCATGGGTAAACCGCAAACCGCCAAATAAGCATCTCCAATGGTTTTTATTTTCTCTAAACCATGTTTTTCCATGATCATATCGAAAGCGGTAAAACATTCGTTCAGCTCAACCAACATTTTTTCTGCGCCCATTTTCTCTGAACTCTGGGTAAAATTAACAAAATCAGTAAATAAAACAGTGACTTCGTCATAATATTTGGCTTCAGAGCTTCCGTTTTCCTTTAGTTCTTCAGCAACTTCATATGGTAGAATATTGAGAAGTAAATTTTCTGTTTTCTGCTTTTCCTTTTGCAACTCAAACGTACGTTCGTCGACCTGTTTCTCAAGCAAATCATTCTGATCCTGAAGAATCTGCTGTTTTTCCTGTTCCTGTTTTAAATTAATATCAGAAAGTCGCTTTACTTCATCCAGCTGTTTTACCAAACTTAAATTGGTTGATGCAAATTGCCAACCTAAATAAGCAGAGATCGAAATCGGAAAACTTATGAAAATAAACCCTAAAACATATCCCATGAAATCATCTCCGAAAACATTTCCTAAATCAATGGTATTCAGTTTATTTAAAAACATGAAAACGATAGACATCACAATAAAAAGAAAGAATACCAAAACTCCTCCTCCTACAATGAAAGCAGATTTTTCTCTTCTTATCATTGCTCTTACAATCAAATAAAAAGATTCGAAAGCAACAAAACAAAGGTAAAAAAAGGCAAAACTAGCAGCAGAAGCTGCGCTGAAATAATAGAGAATAAAAATACAAGCTGAAATAATCAACATTACTTTCAGTCTTTTTTTGGTTCTTCCAAATAATGTATTGACAAATCCTGTAAGCGAAGTACCGAATGCCATTACCGAAAGAAATGCAAAAAACGTGTAAGTATCGATATCTAAAGGATTTCTTATTTCTGACAAGAGCAAGACCATATAGCTCATCAAAGAAATCGAAAAATTGTACGTAGAAAAATACAGATTATAAATTGCTTTTCTGTAAAAAATAAATAACAAAAGATGAATAAATCCTAATGCACCAAATATTCCGCAAATCAGCATGGTGTAAAAATTGAAATACTGCACTTCTTCAGTTTTGTCTCTGATAAATTCGTTAGCCGAAGCGAGTTCTACACCGATGGCAAAAGGTACCAAAGTAATCGTCTTCTTTTTACCCGCAACAATCGGTAAAAATCTTATCGCTAAAACATTTACTTTGGTATTATCTAAAGTAAACAATTCGGGTATTCTGTTTTTAATCCTGAATTCTCTTGATTTTTCGTCTCCGATTTTGCCAATGCTTTCAATCTTTTTACCGTTTAGATAAATTTCGGAAGCACCGAGTTGCTGAATTTTAAAACATAAAGATTTATTGACCGATGCAGAATCTATCTTAAAATAGTACCGAACCCAATAAATCTGATCTTTTTTAGCATCTTTTTTAGCATCTTTTTTAGAGGCATAATTCATAGGATTCCATGAATAAACTTTTCTAGAATTAAAATTGACATGTTTCCATGAAGAATCATCAAATTGTGGCGAAGCAAAAGCAGGATTATCACCAGCAAAAAATTTACTATCTTCATCAATAGATGCGCCGTTTTTGATTTCCTTTTCAGTAAAAACTCTAGGTTTTTCAAAAGAATTTTGTGCAAAACATAAATTTTGCAATCCGATTAACAAGAAAAATATAAATGTAAGGAGTAGATTTTTTTTCACTCTGATAAAATTAAATTTGATTAACAAAATACATCTCCATTTTGCCTTTACCCTTGGTTTCGATTTTTCCGCGATGCTCAAAAGTAAAGTCTTCTTTTATTAATTGATAGGTTGCTTCAGAAACATTTACTCTTCCGGATGAACTGTTCTGCTCCATTCTAGCCGCTGTATTCACCGTATCTCCCCAAATATCGTAAGCGAATTTTTTCACACCTACGATTCCCGCAATCACCGGTCCGGAATGAATTCCAATCCTGATATTTAAAGCATTCGGGTTTTCTTTTTTTCTTTGCTGAATATAAGAAAGAATTTCCAAACTTGCATTCACCGCATTTTTTGCATGTTGGTCGTTAGAAACAGGCAATCCACTCACCGCCAAATACGCATCACCAATGGTTTTTATCTTTTCTAAATTGTATTTCTCCATGATTCTGTCGAATTCGGTGAAGCAAATATTTAGTTCATTCAAAACTTCCTGCACACCAATTCTTTCGGAATTTGCTGTAAAGTTGACAAAATCTGTAAACAAAACCGAAACCTCATCAAAATGTTTGGCGTTAGTTTTTCCTTTTTCTTTTAATTCTTCAGCAACTTCATACGGAAGAATATTAAGCAGTAAATCGTCTGATTTTTGTTTTTCTTCAGCAATTTTTTTGTTGTCTTTTCGCTTCTGATTATAGGAAAACCCAGCAAAACCTAATAACAGCAAAGATAAACCAGCTCCAATTGCCCACATATTTTTTTGAGTTTTAGAACTTTCTAAATCTGCTTTTGCAATGGCATCTTTTTTCTCCTGATTGATTTTGGCAATATTTTTTTCCTGAGAATATTTTAAAGTTACAGCTTTTTGCTCTTCATCAAATTTAATCTGAATTTCTTTTCGTTTTAAATCTTCTTCAAGCGCCAATCTTTTTCTTTCTTCTTCCGTTTTTGCAGCCGCTTGTTTTTTTTCGTATTCAAAACGAAGCGCTTTTAATTCTATTTCTTTCTGAAGCTGAATTCTTTTGGTATCTTCTTCAAGTTTTATACGGGTTCTTTCGTTGGCTAGCTCGGTCTCAGATTGTACAGAAGAAAGCGCCTTCATTTTGTCGATTCCATAAGTTTCTTCTTTCTTATCATACATCT
Coding sequences within it:
- a CDS encoding VOC family protein; the protein is MVKRIVANIKTEDLSKADVFYHDILGLETLMNHGWIKTFGNVENSKVQISFATQGGNETEVPDFSIEVDNVNEIYDKMKNSGFEITYQLTDEDWGVRRFFVIDPFGKLINILSHQ
- a CDS encoding GNAT family N-acetyltransferase, which codes for MKDIEKYIFTSQRLGFRNWKSTDIEDLYEINSDKRVMEFFPNVATKKQTVDFVERMQVQFANKGFCYFAVDKLENKEFIGFIGLSEQTFDSEFTPCIDIGWRIKFNEWNKGFATEGAKRYLDYAFNDLNIKNIYSIAPKINLKSEQVMLKIGLKKQYEFEHSLLMNDSRLKKCVLYKIEKSN
- a CDS encoding YitT family protein, whose protein sequence is MSSATKHGPLFSISDIIYLVLGVISASFALKSFLVPNHFLDGGVTGVSLLLHEVYHWNLGVVLLVLNLPFIILAYFQIGKHFAIRSFLTILLIIITIFFVPFPEVTHDKLLVAVFGGFFMGIGIGLSMRGGGTFDGMEVLALLTFKKSSFSITEIILGMNVIIFIIATVFLKFETALYAIMTYLVASQITKYVIEGIEAYTGVTIVSANSEEIKKALVLTMNRGITVYKGERGFMKESFEQSAEADIIFTIVTRLEVRKLQNIVRSIDPKAFIFTQTVREPQGGIVKEIIKH
- a CDS encoding HD domain-containing protein, producing the protein MEYEKLNKLILKRLKENLPEHLSYHSVMHVKDVIDSVEKIAKSENVNDEDLLLLKTAALFHDTGFLYGSKNHEEKSCEIAEEYLSDYGYSELQTEKIKGMIMATKIPQTPNNHLEQILADADLDYLGRDDFFVIGDKLFEELSMFGIVNSERDWNLLQEKFLESHHYFTETAINSRNQKKQDNLNIIKTKLKNN
- a CDS encoding adenylate/guanylate cyclase domain-containing protein, with translation MKKNLLLTFIFFLLIGLQNLCFAQNSFEKPRVFTEKEIKNGASIDEDSKFFAGDNPAFASPQFDDSSWKHVNFNSRKVYSWNPMNYASKKDAKKDAKKDQIYWVRYYFKIDSASVNKSLCFKIQQLGASEIYLNGKKIESIGKIGDEKSREFRIKNRIPELFTLDNTKVNVLAIRFLPIVAGKKKTITLVPFAIGVELASANEFIRDKTEEVQYFNFYTMLICGIFGALGFIHLLLFIFYRKAIYNLYFSTYNFSISLMSYMVLLLSEIRNPLDIDTYTFFAFLSVMAFGTSLTGFVNTLFGRTKKRLKVMLIISACIFILYYFSAASAASFAFFYLCFVAFESFYLIVRAMIRREKSAFIVGGGVLVFFLFIVMSIVFMFLNKLNTIDLGNVFGDDFMGYVLGFIFISFPISISAYLGWQFASTNLSLVKQLDEVKRLSDINLKQEQEKQQILQDQNDLLEKQVDERTFELQKEKQKTENLLLNILPYEVAEELKENGSSEAKYYDEVTVLFTDFVNFTQSSEKMGAEKMLVELNECFTAFDMIMEKHGLEKIKTIGDAYLAVCGLPMKNECHAYQTVLVALDIIDFIEERKKTHPDVLDIRIGINSGSLIAGIVGVKKFAYDIWGDTVNTAARMEQNSEKGKINISESTYQLVKEKIICEYRGKIHTKGKGDMDMYFALEIKTE